From the genome of Luteibacter rhizovicinus DSM 16549:
CGGGCGTCAACTTGGCAATGGCTTCGGGCGTCTTGCGGTAGTCGGACATGGGGACCTCCTGAGGGACGAAGATCGGGGGCTGCAGGCCAGGTGCGGGCCCGCTCCACCGCTCGTTCCATAATGCGGTCGAACACACCGGAAACAATAGGAAGGGCTTGCCCTGGCCCGCTGCCGCGGGATCGCCGATGAATCGGCTCCTACACAGAGCTGCCCTGACCTTGTGGGAGCCGATTCATCGGCGATCGGGTGCTCGCGGTAACCTGACCGAGAAGCGGGCACCGCCGCCGGGGGCGTCGAGGACGCCGATCTCGCCGCCGTGCCGCGCGACGATCTCCTGGACCAGGTGCAGCCCGAGCCCCGCGCCCACGCTGCTTGGTCGCAGACGATAGAACGGCGTGAATACCCGGGCCCGCTCGGCTTCGGGAATGCCCGGGCCTTCATCGCTGATCTCGAACACACCAGCCTCCGTCACCACGACATGGATCAGGCCCTTGCCGCCGGCATGGGCGATGGCGTTCTGGATCAGGTTGGTGATCGCACGAGACAGGGAAAGACGGTCTCCCATCACCACAACAGCGTGATCGGGCGCGTCCATGGCCAGTTCGTAGCCCGCGTCCAGCACCAGCGGCGCCACGTCCGCACTGACCTCACGGACAAGGGTCACCAGGTCCAGCGGTTCGAACTCGGTGACCTGTTTGCCCAGCCGTTGGAGGTCGAGCAACTGCTCGGCGATGTTGGCCAGACGGGCCAGGTCGGTCAGCAGGCGGCTGCGGGCGTCGCCCGGCGGCAACGTATCGAGTCGGGCTTCGAGGATCGCGATGGGCGCGCGTAACTCGTGCGCGGCATCGGTCAGGAAGCGGTCGCGCGCGTCGTAGCCTTCGCCAAGCCGCTCCAGCGCAAGGTTGAAGGCACGTACCAGCGGCTGCAGCTCACGCGGCACCGCCCCATCTTCAAGCTGGGCGCCGCGCTCGTCGATGTTGATTCGCTGCGCCTGGTCGGCCACCTTGCCGACGCCGGCCATCGAACGATGAATGAGCCACGGCACGGCGATCAGGGTGACCAGGACCAGCGGCAAGCCGATCCGCGTGCCGAGG
Proteins encoded in this window:
- a CDS encoding sensor histidine kinase; protein product: MGRHAKSLTVQLGVRLSVLQIVILVATIAALTWSILDTRAAYIDEDLARGIARAVTVDEGTMRLRAGDCLSKELDAAPRLWFVITDEQGHRLSHGAVPDAYRSLVASLATLQSSEVHTTSAPYELAMRVVVENTAYGRLHVIVGGAPLVGLGRVFVKISVYLGTRIGLPLVLVTLIAVPWLIHRSMAGVGKVADQAQRINIDERGAQLEDGAVPRELQPLVRAFNLALERLGEGYDARDRFLTDAAHELRAPIAILEARLDTLPPGDARSRLLTDLARLANIAEQLLDLQRLGKQVTEFEPLDLVTLVREVSADVAPLVLDAGYELAMDAPDHAVVVMGDRLSLSRAITNLIQNAIAHAGGKGLIHVVVTEAGVFEISDEGPGIPEAERARVFTPFYRLRPSSVGAGLGLHLVQEIVARHGGEIGVLDAPGGGARFSVRLPRAPDRR